The sequence below is a genomic window from Sneathiella sp. P13V-1.
TCGTTTTTGCAGGCGCCTGTTAGTCTGGCGCCTGCAAACCAGCTTACCGGATTTTATTCATGTATATCCCGCCGCATTTCAAAGTTCCTGAAAAAGAAACCCTTAAATCCCTTCTGCCAGAGGCCAGCTTTGCCATCATGGCCAGCACGGGGGAAGATGGACTGCCATTTATTACGCATCTTCCAGTAAGTTATGACCCGGATGGGGGATATGGTAACGGATGTATTTATGGTCATGTGTCCAAGGCCAATGGTCATCATCTGTTATTTGGAAAACCCGCGCGGATGATCTTTAGCGGCCCTCATGCCTATGTCAGCCCGCGCTTCTATGCCTCAGATGTCAACGTACCGACCTGGAATTATGTGGCGGTTCATGCAACAGGTACACCTGTCGCCCTTCAGGATCCTGACAAAGTGATCAAAGTCCTGGAGAAACTGACAAAAGAAAATGAAGAGGGGCGAGAGCAGCCCTGGACTATGGGCGAGCTTGATGAAAAGCGTATCCAGGGGTTGCTGAAAGGCATTGTCGCCTTTGAAATGCCTGTTGGTCGCCTGGAAGCAAAAGCAAAACTTGGTCAAAACAAATCCGCCGAAGACAGGCAAGCGTTGTTTGAGGCGCTGGAGGGTAGTGAAATCGGAGGCTGGCAGAAGTCAATTCTGGACTAGCCAACTGCTCCTTTCAAGTAATCTTCGGATCGCATTTCCATAAGGCGGGAGACCGTACGGGCAAATTCAAAATGCCCGTGCCCTTCTTCATAAAGATGTTCTGCGCCCACTTCCGCCGCGATGATCAGGTTAGCGCCGGCCTCGTATAGAACATCCACTAAGGTCACAAAGCGCTTGGCTTCGTTGCGGTTATGGGGGCCGAGCTTTGGGACATCTTCCAGAACAAGGGTATGAAAATTCTCGGTGATATGGAGATAGTCTGAGGCACCTAATGGACGGGCGCACAGCTCTTCAAATGTGCAACGGACTGCGCCGCGTGCGGTTCTGTCCAAAACCAGACTGCGCCCCTTGTGGCTTAAGGTAACACTTTCAACCTCGTTGCCTTCCGTGAGCATATCAAACAGGCGATCAAGTTCTGCCGTTGAGTCTGATCCTAAAGGGTGGAAGTAAACGGGACTTTTTGAAAGCCGGTCCAGTCGGTAGTCTGTTCCGCCGGATAGGTGCAGGATATCCAACTGCTCCTTGATCAGGCCAATAAAAGGCAGAAACAGCTCTCGGTTCAAGCCATCTTTATAGAGATCCTCTGGAATACGGTTTGATGTGGCAATGACCACAACGCCTTTTTCAAAAAGCAACTCAAACAACCGGCCAAGGATCATGGCATCAGCGACATCAGTGACCTGAAATTCATCGAAACAAAGAAGCCAGGCTTCTTTTTCTATTTTCTCCGCCAGGGGAACAAGGGGGTCATCCCCCTTCTTGTTCGGGTTTTGACGCCAGTCATGGATGAAACTATGGGCATCCAACATAAAACTGTGGAAATGGACACGCTTTTTGGCAGTAACAGGGGCTGTGTCAAAAAACAGATCCATCAACATGGATTTCCCGCGCCCAACATCCCCATACATATAGATACCTTGTGGCGGCTCTACGCGGGGTTTGCGGGCGCCAAGTTTGAAGATATCTGTCCAGTGGGCGCTGGTGCGGGGATCGTAATTCTCAAGACGCTTGTGCAGCAGTTGCAGTTTTTCAACAGCAAGCTCCTGAATAGGATCATGCCGAATGTCGCCGGAGCGGCGCATGTCGCGATATTTTTCCAAAGGCCCTTGAATAGTCATCTTGGCCTTAAAGCAATCTTGAACAAAGTTGTAAAGGGATAAAGCGACGGATCAGAACAGATCGCGGGTCAGGCGCTTTCTCAAATCCTGTTTCTCAACTGGTTGAGCTGCTTCCATAACATCCAATTTCGCCGAAGCGACATATTGATTGTTAAATTTAAATGTGGCGTTGGTCAGATGCATAATGCGCTTGCTGTCTTCCGCCGTGAGCACATGAGACGGCACTAAGTGCTTGCTCGTGAGCGCGGCAAGTAATTTGGGAGCAGCATTTTTTGCGCTTTCATTGACGTCTGGATACTGGTCAGTGCCCATCGGGATGTCTGCCAGCTGAATTTGTTCACCTGCAGGGCTGTCAAGCAAGGCGATGAGACCTTTAAAGTCATCTTGAGTGGCAACGGATCCTTTGGGCTCGCAAATAGCGCGTTCTTTTCTGAAAATGGCATCAAGGATCCGGCAATCCTGTCCGGTGACAATATCAAGGGCATGTTCACCCAGGCCTTTACCGCTCATGATTGACGACACGATTGAACCCGCAGTGAAAAGCTCACTGATGGTCAGACCTGCAATGATTGTTTCCGCACAGCCGGTCAGCGCAAGGGCAAGTCCCCCGCACACCACCATGTTACGCACGAATCGTTTTGTCTTTTTCGCTGCCGTCACGGGCCGATCCAGTCTCTCTCGCAAAAATGCAACTTTCACTGTAACAAGCAATCGTTACTAACTACTTACTGCAAAGGGTGTATTTTTATTAAAAAGCCCCTCTTGATCGTCAACTGACACAGAAAATTCACTTTGCTGCAAAAATTTGGTTAATTTTGCCCCCATGACCTTGCCCTCGAAACGAAAAGGGAGTAGTACCCAACCAATGTAATTCAAAGGAGGACCGCCTCCCACCGGAGGTGTTCTTCAGCATCAACACCGGAGATTAGAATGGCTCGCAAAAAAATAGCGTTGATTGGCGGCGGAAATATCGGCGGCACCCTGGCTCACCTGGCCGGGCTTAAAGAACTTGGCGATATTGTTATCGTAGATTTGAATGACGGTATGGCTAAGGGTAAAGCCCTTGATATTGCCTCTTCTTCTCCAGTGGACGGCTTCGACAGTGCCATGTCTGGTACAGATGATTATGCTGAAATCGCTGGCGCTGACGTTTGTATCGTAACTGCGGGTATTGCTCGTAAACCAGGCATGAGCCGCGACGATCTTCTGGGCACAAACATCAAAGTGATGCAGGCTGTTGGTGAAGGTATCAAGAAACACGCACCTAACGCATTTGTTATCTGTATTACAAACCCACTGGACGCGATGGTATGGGTCCTTCGCGAAAAATGTGGTCTGCCACACAATAAAGTGGTTGGCATGGCAGGTGTTCTGGACAGCGCGCGCTTCCGTCTGTTCCTCGCCGAAGAATTTAACGTCTCCGTAGAAGACGTAACAGCGTTCGTACTCGGTGGTCATGGCGATACCATGGTTCCACTGACACGTTACTCCACAGTAGCCGGTATTCCTATTCCGGATCTCATTAAAATGGGTTGGACAACTCAGGAAAAAATCGACTCCATCGTTGACCGTACACGTAACGGCGGCGCGGAAGTTGTAGCCCTGCTGAAAACTGGTTCCGCGTTCTACGCCCCAGCTTCCAGTGCCATTACAATGGCAGAATCCTACCTGAAAGATAAACGTCGCGTTCTGCCATGTGCAGCATATGTTGACGGTCAATACGGTCTGGACGGCATGTATGTCGGTGTTCCAGCCGTTATCGGCGAAAACGGTATCGAGAAAGTTGTTGAGATTGACCTGAACGAAGATGAGCAGGGAATGTTTGATAACTCAGTTGATGCTGTGAAAGGATTGGTCGAAGCCTGTATCGGCATCGACCCAAGCCTGGGATAATTAGAAAAACGGGGTACAACTTAACGGTTGTACCCCTTTTTTTGGCTGTTATAGTCAATTTGAAGGTCATAACTTGCCCTTTTACGGGGCCACAATTTGCGAATAGCGAAATATTATGAATATCCATGAATATCAGGCCAAGGGCCTACTCGGAAAATACGGTGTAACCGTGCCGAAAGGCGGGGTTGCGTACACTGCTGAAGAAGCAAAAACTGTCGCTCAGGAACTGGGAGGTCCGGTTTGGGTTGTTAAAGCTCAGATTCATGCGGGCGGTCGCGGTCTCGGCGGTGGTGTTAAGGTTGTCAAATCCATCGAGGAAGTGGTTGAAACAGCCAAATCCATGATCGGCATGCAACTGGTCACACACCAGACAGGTCCAGAAGGTAAAGAAGTCAAGCGCGTCTATGTTGAAGACGGTTGTGACATTGCACGGGAACTGTATCTCGGTGCGATTATCGATCGCGCAAAAGACTGCGTGACTTTCATGGCGTCCACTGAAGGCGGTATGGAAATCGAAGAGGTGGCTGCGAAAACAC
It includes:
- the mdh gene encoding malate dehydrogenase → MARKKIALIGGGNIGGTLAHLAGLKELGDIVIVDLNDGMAKGKALDIASSSPVDGFDSAMSGTDDYAEIAGADVCIVTAGIARKPGMSRDDLLGTNIKVMQAVGEGIKKHAPNAFVICITNPLDAMVWVLREKCGLPHNKVVGMAGVLDSARFRLFLAEEFNVSVEDVTAFVLGGHGDTMVPLTRYSTVAGIPIPDLIKMGWTTQEKIDSIVDRTRNGGAEVVALLKTGSAFYAPASSAITMAESYLKDKRRVLPCAAYVDGQYGLDGMYVGVPAVIGENGIEKVVEIDLNEDEQGMFDNSVDAVKGLVEACIGIDPSLG
- the zapE gene encoding cell division protein ZapE; the protein is MTIQGPLEKYRDMRRSGDIRHDPIQELAVEKLQLLHKRLENYDPRTSAHWTDIFKLGARKPRVEPPQGIYMYGDVGRGKSMLMDLFFDTAPVTAKKRVHFHSFMLDAHSFIHDWRQNPNKKGDDPLVPLAEKIEKEAWLLCFDEFQVTDVADAMILGRLFELLFEKGVVVIATSNRIPEDLYKDGLNRELFLPFIGLIKEQLDILHLSGGTDYRLDRLSKSPVYFHPLGSDSTAELDRLFDMLTEGNEVESVTLSHKGRSLVLDRTARGAVRCTFEELCARPLGASDYLHITENFHTLVLEDVPKLGPHNRNEAKRFVTLVDVLYEAGANLIIAAEVGAEHLYEEGHGHFEFARTVSRLMEMRSEDYLKGAVG
- a CDS encoding FMN-binding negative transcriptional regulator, which translates into the protein MYIPPHFKVPEKETLKSLLPEASFAIMASTGEDGLPFITHLPVSYDPDGGYGNGCIYGHVSKANGHHLLFGKPARMIFSGPHAYVSPRFYASDVNVPTWNYVAVHATGTPVALQDPDKVIKVLEKLTKENEEGREQPWTMGELDEKRIQGLLKGIVAFEMPVGRLEAKAKLGQNKSAEDRQALFEALEGSEIGGWQKSILD